A genome region from Altererythrobacter aquiaggeris includes the following:
- a CDS encoding thermonuclease family protein, with translation MAWNDKYDVRKKRRTDKRARPAPRKYARIKQPKFNYGRKSPRRSALFLGLPFFLGAVLLGVALLNFGRSGADGGFAAADDTVLVDAQFHRCSARARDNCIIDGDTIRYRGEKIRIADIDTPEVSKPGCAREKEMGDRATDRMQALLNEGDFTLTRPAGTPNRDRYERLLRVAQRGGVSVGDTLVAEGLAEVWGGERIYWCR, from the coding sequence ATGGCCTGGAACGACAAATACGACGTACGAAAAAAGCGCCGGACAGATAAGCGGGCCCGGCCGGCACCGCGCAAATACGCCCGGATCAAACAGCCCAAGTTCAATTATGGTCGCAAGTCGCCGCGCAGAAGCGCGCTGTTTCTGGGCCTGCCGTTTTTCCTTGGGGCAGTTCTGTTGGGAGTTGCGCTGCTCAATTTCGGGCGGAGCGGGGCGGATGGCGGATTTGCCGCGGCGGACGATACGGTCCTGGTTGATGCACAGTTTCATCGCTGTTCGGCCCGAGCGCGCGACAATTGCATCATCGATGGCGACACGATCCGGTATCGCGGAGAGAAGATCCGCATCGCCGATATCGACACGCCGGAGGTAAGCAAACCCGGCTGTGCGCGCGAGAAAGAAATGGGCGACCGCGCAACCGACCGGATGCAGGCGCTGCTCAACGAAGGTGATTTTACGCTAACCCGCCCCGCCGGAACTCCCAACCGCGACCGCTATGAAAGATTGTTAAGAGTGGCCCAGCGCGGCGGCGTTAGCGTGGGCGATACGCTGGTGGCGGAAGGATTGGCCGAAGTGTGGGGCGGCGAGCGGATTTACTGGTGCAGGTAG
- a CDS encoding thermonuclease family protein, protein MGKIVPFRRQARSKWTGSAAYGHAGKQEDIGWLTPLNMLLFAALPLGVFTAVFMWGAGPPGEASEPIASSENGGTVVTAKFSKCAFGSRSNCIVDGDTIWYRGEKIRIADIDTPEVGNAGCDREKSLGDQATDRMQALLNEGSFTLTRPPGTPNRDRYDRLLRVAERGGVSVGDVLVDEGLAEEWGGKRIAWCG, encoded by the coding sequence ATGGGCAAGATCGTTCCTTTTCGCCGGCAAGCGCGCTCCAAATGGACCGGGTCAGCGGCCTATGGCCACGCCGGTAAGCAGGAGGACATAGGCTGGCTCACCCCTCTAAATATGCTGCTCTTCGCTGCATTGCCGCTTGGCGTGTTCACTGCAGTTTTTATGTGGGGTGCGGGTCCGCCGGGCGAGGCAAGCGAACCAATTGCAAGCAGTGAGAACGGCGGCACAGTGGTCACCGCAAAGTTCAGCAAATGCGCTTTCGGATCGCGGAGCAACTGCATTGTGGACGGCGACACGATTTGGTACCGCGGCGAGAAGATTAGGATCGCCGATATCGACACGCCCGAAGTGGGCAATGCTGGCTGCGACCGCGAGAAATCACTCGGCGATCAGGCGACGGACCGGATGCAGGCGCTGCTCAATGAAGGTAGCTTCACCCTCACCCGCCCACCCGGCACCCCCAACCGCGACCGCTACGACCGGCTGCTAAGAGTGGCCGAACGCGGCGGCGTAAGTGTTGGTGATGTGCTGGTGGATGAAGGTTTGGCCGAGGAATGGGGCGGGAAGCGTATTGCTTGGTGTGGCTAA
- the argB gene encoding acetylglutamate kinase → MRNRAMGAADDTIRNKAAVLIEALPYFQRYAGRSFVVKYGGHAMGDADAARDFAEDIVLLKAVGINPVVVHGGGPQIGAMLKKLGVETSFVDGLRVTDKATAEVAEMVLSGAINKQLVSWIARAGGKAIGISGKDGNMVTARKLQRTTRDPESNIERVLDLGFVGEPDHVDTTILETASASGMIPVIAPIATDAQGNTYNINADTMAGAVAAALGAARLFLLTDVKGVLDKQGNLLTDLKPADIQKLRIDGSISGGMIPKLETCVHAVEAGCEAAVVLDGRVPHAMLLEFFTSSGAGTLISA, encoded by the coding sequence ATGAGGAACCGCGCAATGGGCGCCGCCGACGACACTATCCGCAACAAGGCCGCCGTATTGATCGAGGCGCTGCCATATTTCCAGCGCTATGCGGGACGCAGCTTTGTCGTGAAATACGGCGGTCACGCGATGGGCGATGCCGATGCGGCGCGTGATTTTGCAGAGGACATCGTGCTGCTCAAGGCAGTCGGTATCAATCCGGTGGTGGTGCACGGCGGTGGCCCACAAATCGGTGCAATGCTCAAAAAGCTGGGGGTAGAAACCAGCTTTGTGGACGGCTTGCGGGTGACCGACAAGGCCACCGCCGAAGTGGCTGAGATGGTGCTGTCCGGCGCGATCAACAAACAATTGGTCAGCTGGATTGCCAGAGCGGGCGGCAAAGCCATCGGCATTTCGGGCAAGGACGGCAACATGGTCACCGCGCGCAAGCTGCAGCGCACCACCCGCGATCCCGAGAGTAACATCGAGCGGGTGCTTGACCTGGGATTTGTGGGTGAGCCCGACCATGTTGACACGACTATTCTGGAAACAGCCAGCGCATCAGGCATGATCCCCGTCATCGCGCCGATTGCAACCGACGCGCAGGGTAACACCTACAACATCAACGCCGATACAATGGCCGGCGCTGTCGCGGCGGCACTGGGTGCTGCGCGGTTGTTTCTCCTGACCGATGTGAAAGGCGTGCTGGACAAGCAGGGCAATTTGCTGACCGATCTGAAACCGGCCGATATCCAGAAATTACGCATAGATGGCTCTATAAGCGGGGGTATGATTCCCAAACTCGAAACATGCGTCCATGCCGTCGAGGCAGGTTGTGAGGCCGCGGTTGTGCTGGATGGCCGTGTACCCCATGCCATGCTGCTGGAATTCTTTACTTCCAGCGGTGCAGGCACGCTGATCAGTGCTTGA
- a CDS encoding YggT family protein: protein MLLITLIQIIDMLVNVLVMLIIVQFVIGLLFAFNVINASNEFMVSVYRSINSLLEPVLGPIRRLMPSTGSIDFSPLVLIIILNVLLIILTNIARSAV, encoded by the coding sequence GTGCTGCTAATAACTTTAATCCAGATCATCGATATGCTGGTGAACGTGCTGGTCATGCTGATTATCGTGCAATTTGTGATCGGACTGCTGTTTGCGTTCAATGTGATCAATGCGAGCAACGAATTCATGGTATCGGTCTATCGGTCGATCAATTCGCTGCTGGAACCGGTGCTTGGCCCGATCCGCCGCTTGATGCCTTCGACCGGCTCGATAGATTTCTCCCCGTTGGTGCTGATTATCATTCTCAATGTACTGCTGATTATCCTCACGAATATCGCCCGATCCGCGGTATGA
- a CDS encoding ribonucleoside-diphosphate reductase subunit alpha, with the protein MEFRTGDDAAMGLDQENDTAVTDSQAARTVSGSASDKTPKGKKAQAAMTMDRDDMGSDGLVAEKAGEALAGAMKQAVKVEDDSKRVNARRFAVVTDETRDALLTEFGKETLIDRYLLPGENFQDLFARVADAYADDQEHAQRLYDYISRLWFMPATPVLSNGGTGRGLPISCYLNSVSDSLDGIVNTWNENVWLASKGGGIGTYWGNVRGIGEPVGLNGKTSGIIPFVRVMDSLTLAISQGSLRRGSAACYLDVSHPEIEEFLEIRKASGDFNRKALNLHHGVLLTDKFMEAVRAGEKFDLLSPKTGEVRATVDARALFQKLVETRLATGEPYIVFSDTVNRMMPKHHRELGLKVSTSNLCSEITLPTGIDHLGNDRTAVCCLSSLNLEKWDEWNEDKTFIEDVMRMLDNVLQDYIDRAPAEMARAKYSAMRERSVGLGVMGFHSFLQSKNITLEGSMAKVWNLKMFKHISGKAEEASLILAKERGPCPDAEETGAMERFSCKMAIAPTASISIICGGTSACIEPIPANIYTHKTLSGSFVVKNPYLEKLLRDKSKDSTNVWNSILENGGSVAHLDFLSDEEKATFKTSFEVDQRYLLEYAADRAPFIDQAQSLNLFIPADVDKWDLAMLHFQAWEKGIKSLYYLRSKSIQRAGFAGGSGGGVEADNTAEAARIELAAVAPQTDYEECLSCQ; encoded by the coding sequence ATGGAATTCAGAACTGGGGACGATGCGGCGATGGGGCTGGATCAGGAAAACGACACTGCGGTTACAGACAGCCAGGCTGCCAGGACAGTTTCCGGCAGCGCGTCCGATAAAACGCCCAAGGGCAAGAAAGCACAAGCGGCAATGACGATGGATAGAGACGACATGGGTAGCGACGGGCTTGTGGCAGAAAAGGCTGGCGAGGCACTGGCCGGCGCCATGAAACAAGCGGTCAAGGTCGAGGATGACAGCAAGCGCGTAAACGCGCGCCGTTTTGCTGTCGTGACCGATGAAACGCGCGATGCCTTGCTGACCGAATTCGGCAAGGAAACGCTGATCGACCGCTATCTGCTTCCGGGCGAGAATTTTCAGGATCTGTTCGCCCGTGTGGCCGATGCCTATGCCGATGATCAGGAGCATGCCCAGCGGCTGTATGATTATATTTCGCGTTTGTGGTTCATGCCCGCAACGCCCGTGCTGTCCAATGGCGGCACCGGGCGCGGCCTGCCGATCTCGTGCTATCTGAACTCCGTTTCAGACAGCCTCGACGGCATTGTGAACACCTGGAACGAAAATGTCTGGCTTGCTTCCAAGGGTGGCGGCATCGGTACCTATTGGGGCAATGTCCGCGGGATTGGCGAGCCGGTTGGTCTGAACGGCAAGACCAGCGGTATCATCCCGTTCGTGCGCGTGATGGACAGTCTGACGCTGGCAATTTCGCAAGGTTCGCTGCGCCGCGGATCGGCAGCGTGCTATCTCGACGTATCGCACCCTGAAATCGAGGAATTCCTCGAAATCCGCAAGGCATCGGGCGACTTCAACCGCAAGGCGCTGAACCTGCACCACGGCGTGTTGCTGACCGACAAGTTCATGGAAGCGGTCCGCGCGGGCGAGAAGTTTGACCTGCTGTCGCCCAAAACGGGCGAAGTGCGCGCCACCGTCGATGCGCGGGCCCTGTTCCAGAAACTGGTCGAAACCCGTCTGGCAACGGGTGAACCCTATATCGTGTTCAGTGACACGGTGAACCGCATGATGCCCAAGCATCACCGCGAGCTCGGCCTCAAGGTTTCGACCTCCAACCTCTGCAGCGAAATCACGTTGCCGACGGGCATCGACCATCTCGGTAATGACCGTACGGCGGTATGCTGCCTGTCTTCGCTCAATCTCGAGAAATGGGATGAGTGGAACGAGGACAAGACCTTTATCGAAGATGTCATGCGGATGCTCGACAATGTCCTGCAGGATTACATCGACCGTGCGCCGGCCGAAATGGCCCGTGCGAAATATTCCGCCATGCGCGAACGCAGCGTGGGCCTGGGCGTCATGGGGTTCCACTCCTTCCTCCAGTCCAAAAACATTACGCTAGAAGGATCCATGGCGAAGGTCTGGAACCTGAAGATGTTCAAACACATCAGCGGCAAGGCCGAAGAAGCCTCGCTGATCCTGGCCAAGGAACGCGGCCCCTGTCCCGACGCGGAAGAAACCGGCGCGATGGAACGGTTCAGCTGTAAAATGGCGATCGCACCGACCGCATCGATCAGCATCATTTGCGGCGGCACCAGCGCGTGTATCGAACCAATTCCGGCGAATATCTATACGCACAAGACGCTGTCAGGCAGCTTCGTAGTAAAGAACCCCTATCTGGAAAAACTGCTGCGCGATAAATCGAAGGATTCGACCAACGTGTGGAATTCGATTCTCGAAAATGGCGGCTCGGTCGCGCATCTCGATTTCCTGAGCGACGAAGAAAAGGCCACCTTCAAAACCAGTTTCGAAGTCGATCAGCGATATTTGCTCGAATACGCCGCCGACCGCGCGCCATTCATCGATCAGGCACAAAGCCTCAACCTGTTTATCCCGGCCGATGTGGACAAGTGGGATCTGGCAATGCTGCATTTCCAGGCATGGGAAAAAGGCATCAAGTCGCTTTATTACCTACGCTCGAAATCGATCCAGCGCGCCGGTTTCGCCGGCGGTTCGGGGGGCGGTGTGGAAGCCGATAACACTGCCGAAGCCGCAAGGATCGAGCTTGCGGCGGTAGCACCGCAGACCGATTACGAAGAATGCCTCAGCTGCCAATGA
- a CDS encoding NaeI family type II restriction endonuclease, whose amino-acid sequence MTHLGGIQRFPVAAEHQDFDHLQKLESDLLEAVGGWQAFEEKLRGFFRSAIDEVIDTARTGRFFFSDLEKTEKTYLGTKFEIILRDWLGVPKGVKLDLLIGGEEVDVKTSTSAARGGWMIPPEAFEQLCILIKVNELKARCDFGLVRARSDYLRSSSNRDSKTGLSASGMANIWWMAKDFGYTPNFWSLTTADDRTAIMTGGGKRRLATLFERFQGVGISRIQIEAVASQDDFMKRLRKNGGARDLLSPKNIAVLYSEIDAPVMRELGIAFGSREFVSYQAKTSAEIALLKSAGHLD is encoded by the coding sequence ATGACCCATTTGGGAGGCATTCAGCGGTTTCCCGTCGCGGCTGAACATCAAGACTTTGATCATCTACAAAAGTTAGAGTCAGACTTGTTGGAGGCTGTGGGCGGATGGCAGGCTTTTGAAGAAAAGCTGCGCGGATTTTTCAGGTCAGCAATTGATGAGGTGATTGATACGGCCCGTACCGGACGATTCTTTTTCTCGGATCTGGAAAAGACGGAGAAGACTTATCTGGGTACCAAATTTGAGATCATTCTCCGCGATTGGTTGGGCGTTCCGAAAGGAGTAAAGCTTGATCTGCTGATCGGCGGTGAGGAAGTCGATGTAAAAACGTCTACATCCGCTGCGAGAGGCGGTTGGATGATTCCACCAGAGGCATTTGAGCAATTATGCATTCTAATCAAAGTGAACGAGCTCAAAGCACGATGTGATTTTGGCCTTGTCCGCGCGCGATCTGATTATCTGCGGAGCAGTAGTAACCGGGACTCGAAGACTGGGTTGTCGGCTTCCGGAATGGCAAATATTTGGTGGATGGCTAAAGATTTTGGATACACGCCGAACTTTTGGAGTTTGACAACTGCAGACGACCGTACAGCTATTATGACGGGCGGCGGTAAGCGTCGGCTCGCGACACTGTTTGAAAGGTTCCAAGGCGTAGGGATCTCTCGCATCCAGATTGAAGCAGTGGCCTCGCAGGACGACTTCATGAAACGTCTTCGGAAGAATGGGGGCGCTCGTGATCTTCTCTCTCCGAAAAATATCGCGGTTCTTTATTCTGAGATAGATGCGCCCGTGATGAGAGAATTGGGCATCGCCTTTGGATCGCGTGAATTTGTTTCTTATCAGGCGAAAACGTCAGCTGAAATTGCTCTCCTGAAAAGTGCGGGCCATTTGGATTAG
- a CDS encoding ribonucleotide-diphosphate reductase subunit beta: MSLLEARKTYKPFEYPWAYDFWKRQQQIHWMPEEVPLGEDCRDWAQNLSDHERNLLTQIFRFFTQADIEVQDCYHEKYGRVFKPTEIKMMLAAFSNMETVHIAAYSHLLDTIGMPESEYAMFLEYEEMKAKHDYLQEFGVDTDEDIARTLAMFGGFTEGLQLFASFAMLMNFPRFNKMKGMGQIVSWSVRDESLHCEGIIKMFHAFCEERQCLTKSVKEDIMDACQKTVRLEDNFIDLAFSDGPVPGMTAKEIKKYIRYIADWRLQQLGLPAIYMVEDHPLPWLAPLLNGVEHANFFETRATEYSKGATKGNWQDVWSSFDNRKKAKAGDEANDEVVDDGPGLFEDSGTVAAE, translated from the coding sequence ATGTCGTTGCTCGAAGCCCGGAAGACCTACAAGCCCTTCGAATATCCCTGGGCTTATGACTTCTGGAAACGCCAGCAACAGATCCACTGGATGCCCGAAGAAGTTCCGCTGGGCGAAGACTGCCGCGACTGGGCGCAGAACCTCAGCGATCACGAGCGTAACCTGCTCACGCAAATCTTCCGCTTCTTCACCCAGGCCGATATCGAGGTGCAGGATTGCTACCACGAAAAATACGGCCGCGTGTTCAAACCCACCGAAATCAAAATGATGCTCGCCGCGTTTTCCAATATGGAAACGGTGCACATCGCGGCCTATTCTCATCTGCTCGACACGATCGGCATGCCCGAAAGCGAATATGCCATGTTCCTCGAATATGAGGAAATGAAGGCCAAGCACGATTATCTGCAGGAATTCGGCGTCGATACGGACGAGGATATTGCCCGCACGCTGGCGATGTTCGGCGGCTTCACCGAAGGGCTGCAACTGTTCGCCAGCTTCGCGATGCTGATGAACTTCCCGCGCTTCAACAAGATGAAGGGCATGGGCCAGATCGTCAGCTGGAGCGTGCGCGACGAAAGCCTGCACTGCGAAGGCATCATCAAGATGTTCCATGCTTTCTGCGAGGAACGCCAGTGCCTGACCAAATCGGTCAAGGAAGACATTATGGATGCCTGTCAGAAAACTGTGCGTCTGGAAGACAACTTCATCGATCTGGCGTTCAGCGATGGCCCCGTGCCCGGCATGACCGCGAAAGAAATCAAGAAATACATCCGCTACATCGCCGACTGGCGCCTGCAGCAGCTGGGTCTGCCCGCGATTTACATGGTGGAAGACCACCCGCTACCATGGCTCGCCCCGCTATTGAACGGTGTGGAACACGCCAACTTCTTCGAAACCCGCGCAACCGAATATTCAAAGGGCGCAACCAAGGGCAACTGGCAAGACGTCTGGTCCAGCTTCGACAACCGCAAAAAAGCAAAAGCGGGCGACGAGGCTAATGACGAAGTGGTTGATGACGGACCGGGCCTGTTTGAGGATAGCGGGACGGTGGCTGCGGAGTAG
- a CDS encoding PepSY domain-containing protein, whose amino-acid sequence MRKWHRWLSVFFGIFLFFIATTGLLSQAADLWPQPELTAAQLATQEPPAGFVCPGGWNCRPPTTDTGIASWKGFFHHIHSGEEFGPVGIAISILSGVALLFFSFSGLWMYVRMWSARKTGGGNGGMFWK is encoded by the coding sequence TTGCGCAAATGGCACCGCTGGCTGTCGGTCTTTTTCGGCATTTTCCTGTTTTTCATCGCAACGACCGGCTTGCTTAGCCAGGCCGCTGATCTGTGGCCGCAGCCTGAATTGACTGCGGCGCAGCTTGCGACGCAGGAACCGCCAGCCGGCTTCGTATGTCCCGGGGGCTGGAACTGCCGCCCGCCAACAACCGATACCGGCATCGCATCATGGAAGGGATTTTTCCACCACATCCATTCGGGCGAGGAGTTTGGACCTGTCGGCATCGCGATCTCGATCCTGTCAGGCGTCGCGCTGCTTTTTTTCAGCTTCAGCGGGCTGTGGATGTATGTGCGTATGTGGTCTGCGCGCAAAACCGGCGGCGGCAATGGCGGGATGTTCTGGAAGTAG
- a CDS encoding sulfotransferase domain-containing protein — MMENANGRARSVEQFIALQGRMAPPVGEETGYKPYAPQPGDVFITSWAKSGTTLMQQMFHQLRTADRGGDMDFDDISRVLPWNDTAEMLGFDMTAPQPAMPRGFKSHRHYEGLPAGMRYIVSLREPKDTFVSFYRFMNGWHIEDGAIPMAEFLPIWMSGGPGGVDYFTHLLSWWNRRNQTDTLLTTYRAVVQDRPAAIRGMAQFLGLEVTSEALAMIEQRTSREFMFEHKDRFDDAMVCAMMERRVGIPAASDSTKVQAQGSDPEMIPAQVADAIDAMWAQRIAPVTGHTGFAALEAELAD, encoded by the coding sequence ATGATGGAAAACGCAAATGGCCGGGCGCGATCGGTCGAACAGTTTATTGCGCTGCAAGGCCGGATGGCGCCTCCGGTCGGCGAGGAAACGGGCTACAAACCCTACGCCCCGCAGCCGGGCGATGTGTTCATCACCAGCTGGGCGAAAAGCGGCACCACGCTGATGCAGCAGATGTTCCACCAGCTCCGCACCGCCGATCGCGGCGGCGACATGGATTTTGACGATATCAGCCGGGTGTTGCCGTGGAATGATACGGCGGAAATGCTCGGCTTCGATATGACCGCGCCGCAGCCCGCCATGCCGCGCGGTTTCAAATCGCACAGACATTACGAAGGGCTGCCGGCAGGGATGCGCTACATCGTATCGCTGCGCGAGCCGAAGGACACGTTTGTCTCGTTCTACCGCTTCATGAACGGCTGGCATATCGAAGACGGCGCGATACCGATGGCTGAATTCCTGCCGATATGGATGAGCGGCGGGCCCGGCGGGGTCGATTATTTCACCCATTTGCTCAGCTGGTGGAACAGGCGGAATCAAACCGATACGCTGCTGACAACTTACCGCGCGGTGGTGCAGGACCGGCCTGCCGCGATCCGCGGTATGGCGCAGTTTCTTGGTCTGGAAGTCACCAGCGAGGCGCTGGCAATGATCGAACAGCGCACCAGCCGCGAATTCATGTTCGAACATAAGGACCGCTTCGACGATGCGATGGTATGCGCTATGATGGAAAGGCGGGTGGGCATCCCTGCCGCCAGCGATTCCACCAAAGTGCAAGCGCAGGGCAGCGATCCGGAAATGATCCCCGCACAAGTGGCCGACGCAATCGACGCGATGTGGGCGCAGCGGATCGCGCCGGTTACAGGTCACACCGGTTTTGCAGCGCTCGAGGCGGAACTGGCGGACTAA
- a CDS encoding DUF2171 domain-containing protein: MFEKLRIKEHMEVTDCKGQHIGTVDHVKDDAIKLTKSDSDDNAHHFLKIDDIEKIDDNRIYMKADATIPPGVKA; this comes from the coding sequence ATGTTCGAGAAGCTACGAATCAAGGAACACATGGAAGTTACCGATTGCAAGGGTCAGCATATCGGCACTGTCGATCATGTTAAGGATGATGCGATCAAGCTGACCAAATCGGACAGCGATGACAATGCACATCACTTCCTCAAAATCGACGACATCGAGAAGATCGACGATAATCGCATTTATATGAAGGCGGACGCGACGATCCCGCCGGGCGTAAAGGCCTAA
- a CDS encoding DNA cytosine methyltransferase, translated as MHSIEFCAGAGGQALGLEQAGFRHEALVEIEPEFAKTLRLNRPEWDVRATDMAEFDGRPFKGVELLTAGLPCPPFSVAGKQLGEKDERNLFPAALRLIDEIRPKAVMIENVRGFLSAVFEDYRKQLRTQLSKLGYKTEWRLLNASDFGVSQLRPRVVIVAIRNDLVDAFEWPEVQPHNPPSVGQLLHDLMKEDGWRGADKWAAQASDIAPTLVGGSKKHGGPDLGPTRARKAWASLGVEGKSLANAPPERDFVGMPRLTLRMAARVQGFPDDWQFSGGKTVSYRQIGNAFPPPVARAVAKNLRIALGVNRTISAANFKAA; from the coding sequence ATGCATTCGATTGAATTTTGTGCTGGCGCTGGCGGACAGGCGCTCGGTCTTGAACAGGCCGGGTTCCGTCATGAGGCTTTGGTCGAGATCGAGCCTGAATTTGCGAAAACTCTGAGGCTAAACCGTCCAGAATGGGATGTACGCGCAACGGACATGGCCGAATTTGATGGCCGTCCTTTCAAAGGCGTTGAACTTTTAACAGCGGGCTTGCCTTGCCCCCCTTTCTCGGTTGCCGGGAAGCAACTTGGTGAGAAAGACGAACGCAACCTCTTCCCTGCCGCGCTGCGACTAATTGATGAAATTAGGCCGAAGGCGGTAATGATCGAGAATGTGCGTGGCTTTCTCTCGGCAGTTTTTGAGGACTACAGAAAACAACTCCGCACCCAACTCTCTAAGCTTGGATATAAAACGGAATGGAGATTGCTCAATGCGTCAGATTTTGGCGTGTCGCAGCTACGTCCACGGGTTGTCATTGTAGCGATCCGAAATGACTTGGTTGATGCCTTTGAATGGCCTGAGGTCCAGCCGCACAATCCACCTTCGGTCGGGCAGCTTCTTCACGACCTTATGAAAGAGGATGGCTGGCGCGGAGCGGATAAGTGGGCAGCACAGGCCAGCGATATCGCGCCAACCCTTGTTGGTGGTTCCAAAAAACATGGTGGACCTGACCTTGGGCCGACCCGAGCACGCAAGGCATGGGCATCGCTGGGTGTTGAAGGCAAGAGTTTGGCCAATGCTCCGCCTGAACGCGATTTCGTAGGGATGCCGCGACTGACTCTTCGAATGGCTGCACGGGTCCAGGGGTTTCCGGACGATTGGCAGTTCTCGGGCGGTAAGACTGTGAGCTATCGACAAATCGGCAATGCATTTCCGCCACCAGTTGCAAGGGCTGTTGCCAAGAATTTACGGATAGCTCTTGGCGTCAACCGAACAATTTCTGCCGCTAATTTTAAAGCCGCATGA